Below is a genomic region from Streptomyces roseoviridis.
GGCTCGGCTCGGACGGGGTGCGGGACGCCTGGAGCCCGTTCGGCGACGCGGACATGCTGCACCGCGCCCACATCCTCGGCCGGGTCACGGACGTCCGGCTCGACGAGGAACTGGCGGACTGCTACGACGTCGCCGCACACGGGGGCGCCGACGTCCTGGGCCTTCCGCACGCCGACCTCACGCCCGGCGCTCCGGCCGACTTCGTCCTCGTGCGGGGCGAGTGCCTGCCGCAGGTGGTCGTGGACATGCCCCGCCGGGACATGGTCGTCCACGGCGGGGCCGTCGTCGCCCGTGACGGTGAGTTCCTCGTCTGAACCGCAGACCGCGAGCCCTCGGGATCCCGGGTCCCGGCCCGGCGCGCCCGGCCGGTCCCGTCCCGGCCGGTCCCGGCCCGGCCAGCGGTGCTACGCCGCCGCGGGGCGGGGCGGCCGGGCGGGGGTCAGCGGGCCGACCACGGTGAGCGGGATGCCCAGCGTCTCGCAGATCCGGCGGGCCCTGGACAGCGCGCTCAGCGAGGCCGGTGACGGGTCGGACGTCGGGAGCTGGATGCGGACGTGCCGCGGCCGGTGGGCGTAGAGCAGCGCCTCCGTCTCCAGGAAGGCGGCGGCCCGGCTGGTCACGTCGAGGTCCCGCAGCAGCGACAGGTGCAGGACGCCGTCCTCGAAGGCGTGGCTGATGAGCATGACGGTCTCCTTCCGCCGCTCGAGGGGCCGCCCCGGCCGCACGGCGTGCTGTGGGGATGAGCAGGGCAGGCGGGGCGGCTCACCCAGGATGCGGAGAAGCGGGCGACGTGCGTCCTTTCGCGGCACGTGCCGGGGAGCGCGGAGGGCGGTGCCGACGGCGTCCGTGCCGGCCCGGACCCGTACGCGGACTCGTACGCCTTCGTACGGAGTCGTCGTACCGGACAAGGCTAGGCAGAGGCCCGCCGTGATCGCACCCGCACGCCCCCGGGACCCGGCGGGAACCGGGTGCCGGGGGCGTGCGGGCGGCCGTTCCGACGGCCTGTGGACGAGCTGCTACGGGTGGTCACCGGGTCGGCGTTCCCGTCGGGTGGCCCGGTGGTGGCGTACGCGGACGCCCGGGGTCCTTCGCGGGCCACGGGCCCGAGGGGGCCGGGCTCCGCCGCCGTCCCCCGCATCGGTCCGTGGTGCTGTCGGGCCGGGTCCGGTCGTGGGGCCCGGCCGTCGGTCGTGAGCGTCGGCGGGACGGCCGCCCGGTCCGCCGGCCCGGCGCCTCCGCGCTCGGCGAGGGGCCGGCGGCGGGGCGGTCAGCGGCCGTCGATGCCGGTGTCCCGGTGGACCGCCGCCTCCTCGGCCGACGCCGTTCCGTCGTCGATCCCCACGTCCTCGGCGGCGACCCCGCCGGAGACGGCCGGCCCGGCGCCGACGAGCCGCCCGGCCCGGGTGGCGCCGGCCTCCTCGTCGACGGGCTCGCCCTCCCCGTCCGGGAGGTCGCCCAGCTCGTCTCCGCGGGCCGCTGTCACGTCCGGGCGCTCCTGGGCGAGCCGGTCGTCCAGGGACGAGCCCTCGCGCTGCTCGCGCGGGGTGGTGCCGTGCCGGGTGACGGCGGTCGGCCGGTCGGGCGGCGAGTAGCCGGGGTCCTCCACGGCCTCGGTGGCGTCGGTGTCCAGGGCGTTCTCGGGGTCGTACGGGTCGCTGGGCCGGTTGGAGGCGTCCGAGCCGGTCGGCTGGTACACCTCGTCCCCTCGCCCGTCCGCTGTCGTCGCGGGGTCCTCTGACATCGTCAGGGCTCCTCTCGGTCGTTCGTGCGTTTCGGTGTGCCGGGTACGTCCGCCGCCGGGCCGTACGCGTCGGCTCGTCCTGCTTCGGGAGCCGGCGTCGTCGTGCCTCACGATCGGCGTGGTCGCCTTGACGTGCCGCTGCCGCGCCGCCCGGTCATCCGCGGTCCTCCTGGGTCGGCTCCCGTCGCCGGGGTGGGCGACCGGACGGGGGGCGGCGGCCGCTGCGGCGTCGGCACGCCGGGCGCGGCCTGCCGGCTGCGCGGTGTCTGCCCGTGCGACTACCCCGGCGGGCGCGGGACAGACACCGGATCCGCGGGACGAATGAAATCCACGGGACGGGTGAGACGCCCGGCGAACCCTTCCGTCACACGGCGAGGAGAACCCGATGAGCAACCCCCAGCAACCGGAGCAGAGGCGCAGCGGGCGAGGAGCCGGGACCCCGCAGGACAGCTCGGCCCTCAAGGCGAACCAGCCGGCGGGGTCGCGGGGCAAGGGCCGGCCGCACGGCACCGACAAGGGCGAGCGCGGCGGCGGTGAGGGCGGCGGCACGCCTCCCGACCAGCAGCCCGAACCGCACGCCTGACCGACGGGCCCGCCCCTCGCGGGCGGCGACGTCCTGGGCCTTCGGCTTCGCGCCGGAGGCCCCTTTCCGTGCCGGTGAGGACGAGGGCCGGCGCGGTGCGGACCAGGCCCCCGCGACCGGGCGGCCGGACGGCCGGCGGAGCCGATGGCCGATGGCCGGATGCGGGGCGCGACCCGTGGGTAGGCGCCGGGCACGCGGCCGACCGGCCGCCGAGGAGGTGACCGTCATGACCACCCCGAGCAACCCCGACCCCGACCCCCGGACCTCGGCGGGCCTGGAGCCGGGCGGCGGCGTGCCGCCGGGCGAGACGCCTCCGGCGGAGGCGGGCACGGGTACCGGAACGGGGCCCTACCGGCGCCCCACCCGTGGCTGGGCCGCCGGCCCCATGGTCGTCCTGTGGATCCTGGTCCTCGTCGTCGCCCTGTTCTTCGCGGTGTACGGCATCGTCCTGGCCACGCGCTGAACGGCGGGCGCCCCCGGCGCGGGGCGCCCGGACGAAGAGGGACGCCGCCCCGGTGGGGCGGCGTCCCTCGCGGCGGACCGGGATCCGACGGCGGCGCGGCGCGTTCAGTGAGGTGCCACGGCGCCGGGCCCGGGAGCGGCGTCGGGCGGGTGGTGGCCGTCGACCGGCAGCTGGTAGAGGGCGAAGGCCTGGCGGATCACCGGCTGGGCGACGTTGCGGACGCGTACGCCGCCGGCCGTCATGCCGTGCTCGGTGCCCAGGTGGGCGTGGCCGTGCACCGCGAGGTCCGCGCCCGCCGAGTCGATCGCCTCGGCGAGGAGGTAGCTGCCGAGAAACGGATAGATCTCCAGCGGCTCGCCCGCCAGCGTGTCGGGAACGGGCGAGAAGTGGGTCAGGGCGATGCGGACGGCGCAGTCGCCGACCGCGAGGTCCCCGAGCGCGGCGGTCAGCCGTTCCGCGCTCAGCCGGGTGGTGCGGACGAACGCCTTCATCTCGGGTTCGCCGAACTCGCCCGCGCTGCGGCCCACGAAGCCCCCGCAGAACCCCTTGGCCCCCGCGACGCCGACCTTGCGTCCGGCCACCGGCAGCACCACCGCGTCCCCTTCGAGGACGGTGACGCCGGCGTCCTGGAGCACGCGGGTGACCTCGGACTCCTGGCCCGAGTGGTAGTCGTGGTTGCCGAGCACGGCCACCACCGGCACACCGCAGTCCCGTACCTCGCCCGCGACCACCGCGGCCTCCTCGGCCGTTCCGTGGCGGGTCAGGTCGCCGGCGAGCAGCAGCAGGTCGGCACAGTCGGCCAGGCGGGAGAAGGCGGGCCGCAGCAGTCCCTCGCAGTCCTCGCTGAGGTGGATGTCGCCGACCGCCGCCACCCTGACGACGTCGTGCGCTGTCGAGGTGGCTGTGCTCATGGCAGCTCTTCCCATCGCTCCGGCGCGTCCGCGCAGGCCACCGCCAGGTCCGCGAGCACGGTGAAGCCGGCCAGCTCGTCGCGGGCGAGCCGGACGATCTCGTCCCGCCGCGTGGTGGTCGGCACCGTGCCGGTCAGGACGACGGCGGCGCCCCGCTGCTCGATCTGTACGCCGAGTTCGGCCAGGTCGTCGCCCGCGAGCCGCTCGCGCAGCCGGGCGATGCGGTATTCGCCCTCGTGCGCTCCGGCATGCTGCTGTGGCTCACTCATCACCGCTCCCTCCCCCGGGCGTCGCCGTGCCGCCCGCCCCGGCACCGGCTGCCCCGGCCCTGGGGATGACGTCGAGGAGTTCGAGGAGGTAGAGGAACGCCTCCGCCATCGGCAGTCCCTCGGTCTCCGCGCGCACGCGTGCCCAGTCGACGCGCTCGCGCAGTCCGCGGGCGACCGGCAGCAGGGCGCCGAAGTCGCAGTGGTGCTCGGAGAGCGCCGCGAGCCGGACGGTCATCAGGTCGGTGGGCTCGATCACCGGCATGTGGACGGAGTCGACGGGCAGCGTCAGGGCCCGTCCGAGGAGTTCGGTGGTGACGGGGCGGCCGGCCAGCGAGAAGATGAGGTCGATCTCCTCTCCCCCGCTGCGGGCCTTCACCAGCCAGTCCTCCGGCGGGTCCACGATCCGGATGCCGCGCTCGCGCAGCAGCTCGGTGACCGTGTCGGCGTCCTCCCTGCGCACGGCGAAGTCGGTGTCGTGCTGGAGCCGCACGGGGATCCCGTGCGCGTACGCCGCGACGCTCCCGACCAGGGCGAAGGGGCAGCCCGACGTCTTCAGGACGGCGGCGACCTCCTTCGTGACCTCCAGGATGGCCTGGGTGTGGTCCGGTGGCAGGGCGTGGGCGCGGTCGTCGCGCTCCACCCTTATCTCGCCCTGGTCCGTCCGCAGCTGGTGCGGCTGGGTGAGCGGGGCGCGGGCGTCGTCACGACGCCCTTCCGTGAGCTTCATGGGGTCCTCCTCCCGGGGACGACCGGCGTCTCGTCGGGGGCCGGAGCCCTGCCACTACCCCGAACGGCGCTAAGCATCCCCACCACCGTGGTCGTCGTCGGCATCGCCGAGAGGCGTCCGCAGGGCCGTCGTACCGGCCTCCCAGGCGTCTGTGGCGGCGTCGGAGAGCGCGTCCTCGAGGAGGACGGTGGCCTCGACACCGAAGGTCACGTCGTCGGCGAGGTCCGGCTCGTCGGCGAGGAGCCCGCCGACGACGTCCCGCCGCACCAGCTGCTCGTGCACGGCGTCGGCCTCCACGTGCTCGTCGTAGAACCGGATCGCGGCCTGCCCCGCGCCGATCCGGCGCATGGCGGCGGCGATGCGGGACGCGCCGGGCGAGGAGGTGACCTCGAGGGCCGCGAAGTGGCCGACGAGCGCGCCGCGGCGGGACCGGTGGAGTCCGAGCAGCGACATCAGGTTCACCGCGGCCAGGGCCGGTGCGCCGACGTGGGGCAGATAGCGGCCGTAGGAGGAGTCGAGGCCGAGGTCCTCCATCAGGTCGGCGAACAGCCGCGCGTGCATCTGCTCGGGCCGGCCGCAGCCGTACTCGTCGAACTGGATGGTCATCATGGCCGCCTTGGCGCGGCCCTGGAGCCGGGGAACCACCCACAGGTGCGGGTCGGCCTCCCGGAGCTGGTACACCGAGCGCAGGACGGCGTACTCGCGGAGGTGGCCGAGGGTGCCGTGGCGGAGCAGGTAGTGCGAGGCGCCCCGGCCGTCGACCGGTTCGGTGAGCAGCGCGTCGAACACCTCGCGCACGCCGCCGAACCGCCCGCAGCGCATCCGCAGCGCGTCCTCGAACCGCCGCTCCAGCAGGGCGCGCAGCCGCAGCAGGTCGGGGTCCCACTCGGTGTCGTCCGGCACGCCGTCGAAGCCCCGGTAGTGGAGTTCGTAGGCGAGGTGCAGGGCGAGGTGGAGGTCCTCGCCGAAGGGATCGGCGGCCTCCGTCGCGCGGGGTCCGGGAAGGGTGGCCGTCCGGCCGAGCAGGAAGTCGGCCACGGCCTCGGAGAGCTCGCCTCGGGGTGGCGGGAGGACGGGGCGGCGGTCGGGCCGCCGGGCCGCCCGGTCGCGCTCGTCCGTCCGTTCGTCGACCTGGGGTGCGTCGACCGCTCGGTCGACCGTCCCGCGCGGGGCTGTGGTGGTCATGGCAGGGGATCCTCTACGTCTCCGTGGCGTCCGTGTCCGGCTCGTCCGTGTCCGGCGCGTCCGTCGCCTTCCTGTGCGTCGCGTCGGTGTCCGCCGCTCACGGTTCGTGCTCGGCGTGCGCGTGCTCGTCGGCACCGTGCTCGTCGGACGCGTGCTCCTCGGCGCCGTGCTCGTCGGCGGCGTGCCCCTTGGCGTCCTCGTCCCCGGCTTCGTCGCGACGCCCCCCGTCCCGGGCGGTCCGCCGCAGGCGGGGGCGGTGGCTCGTGTCGCAGAAGGGCGCGCGGAGACTGCGCCGGCACATGCACAGCGCGACCACGGGACGGTCAGAGCGGCGGACCGTGCCGTCGTCGAGGACGATCTCCACGGGTCCCTCGACCAGCAGCGGGCCGCCCGCGACGGGAGTGACCCGCGCCGCGGCGGGCCGCCGGAGCGTGGCACCTCCGGTGGGGGCCCCCGCGTCCGGGACGTCCCCGTCCGTGGCGCGGTCGAGCGTGGCCCGGCCGGTCGCGGCCCGGCCGGTCATCGGGCGCTCGGTCCCGGCGGTCTCGGTCGGGGCGCGGTCGTTCGTCGCGCTGTCGTCGGAAAAGCTCACGGCACACCTCCGCTCGCATCGGCGTGCCAGACGGGTGCCCCGTTCCGCCGCCGGTATGCGGGGTCCGGGCGGAACGCGTGAGCCCCCGGGATCCGGGGTAGCCGCAGACGTCCAGCCCCCCACCCGGCCGGACCGCCCGGACCCCTTCGAGGAGGACCCCATGAGCATGGTGCAGGAAACGATCAGGGTGGAGGCCCCGCTGCGCGCGGTCTACGACCAGTGGACGCAGTTCGAGGAGTTCCCCCGCTTCATGGAGGGCGTGGAGCAGGTACGGCAGCTCGACGACCGGCACTGCCACTGGCGGACGAAGGTCGCGGGGGTGGCCCGCGAGTTCGACACGGAGATCGTCGACCAGCTCCCCGACG
It encodes:
- a CDS encoding DUF5709 domain-containing protein, producing MSEDPATTADGRGDEVYQPTGSDASNRPSDPYDPENALDTDATEAVEDPGYSPPDRPTAVTRHGTTPREQREGSSLDDRLAQERPDVTAARGDELGDLPDGEGEPVDEEAGATRAGRLVGAGPAVSGGVAAEDVGIDDGTASAEEAAVHRDTGIDGR
- a CDS encoding iron-containing redox enzyme family protein, giving the protein MTTTAPRGTVDRAVDAPQVDERTDERDRAARRPDRRPVLPPPRGELSEAVADFLLGRTATLPGPRATEAADPFGEDLHLALHLAYELHYRGFDGVPDDTEWDPDLLRLRALLERRFEDALRMRCGRFGGVREVFDALLTEPVDGRGASHYLLRHGTLGHLREYAVLRSVYQLREADPHLWVVPRLQGRAKAAMMTIQFDEYGCGRPEQMHARLFADLMEDLGLDSSYGRYLPHVGAPALAAVNLMSLLGLHRSRRGALVGHFAALEVTSSPGASRIAAAMRRIGAGQAAIRFYDEHVEADAVHEQLVRRDVVGGLLADEPDLADDVTFGVEATVLLEDALSDAATDAWEAGTTALRTPLGDADDDHGGGDA
- a CDS encoding CDGSH iron-sulfur domain-containing protein, yielding MSFSDDSATNDRAPTETAGTERPMTGRAATGRATLDRATDGDVPDAGAPTGGATLRRPAAARVTPVAGGPLLVEGPVEIVLDDGTVRRSDRPVVALCMCRRSLRAPFCDTSHRPRLRRTARDGGRRDEAGDEDAKGHAADEHGAEEHASDEHGADEHAHAEHEP
- a CDS encoding DUF6480 family protein: MTTPSNPDPDPRTSAGLEPGGGVPPGETPPAEAGTGTGTGPYRRPTRGWAAGPMVVLWILVLVVALFFAVYGIVLATR
- a CDS encoding BON domain-containing protein — encoded protein: MSEPQQHAGAHEGEYRIARLRERLAGDDLAELGVQIEQRGAAVVLTGTVPTTTRRDEIVRLARDELAGFTVLADLAVACADAPERWEELP
- a CDS encoding metallophosphoesterase family protein, with protein sequence MSTATSTAHDVVRVAAVGDIHLSEDCEGLLRPAFSRLADCADLLLLAGDLTRHGTAEEAAVVAGEVRDCGVPVVAVLGNHDYHSGQESEVTRVLQDAGVTVLEGDAVVLPVAGRKVGVAGAKGFCGGFVGRSAGEFGEPEMKAFVRTTRLSAERLTAALGDLAVGDCAVRIALTHFSPVPDTLAGEPLEIYPFLGSYLLAEAIDSAGADLAVHGHAHLGTEHGMTAGGVRVRNVAQPVIRQAFALYQLPVDGHHPPDAAPGPGAVAPH
- a CDS encoding nucleotidyltransferase family protein — translated: MKLTEGRRDDARAPLTQPHQLRTDQGEIRVERDDRAHALPPDHTQAILEVTKEVAAVLKTSGCPFALVGSVAAYAHGIPVRLQHDTDFAVRREDADTVTELLRERGIRIVDPPEDWLVKARSGGEEIDLIFSLAGRPVTTELLGRALTLPVDSVHMPVIEPTDLMTVRLAALSEHHCDFGALLPVARGLRERVDWARVRAETEGLPMAEAFLYLLELLDVIPRAGAAGAGAGGTATPGGGSGDE